Proteins from a genomic interval of Gemmatimonadaceae bacterium:
- a CDS encoding amidase, with protein MSLPFPEYDHLDGLALADLVRRGEVSAAEVTEAALARVAARNPALNAIVRPLDDLARDMAARVNRQSPFAGVPMAIKDLQATIAGVPTSHGTRPLQQVVPDHDTELVARYRKAGAVFIGKSNTPEFGLTPFTESEALGAARNPWDVSRTTGGSSGGSGAAVGARIVPIGHGGDGGGSIRIPASCNGVFGIKPTRGRMPTGPDIGDAWRGFAQEHVITVSVRDSAAMLDVTAGADAGTPVACPPQEGPFFDEVSREPGALRIAVTTTPFFGETVHPDCVAALDDAAALLASLGHHVERAEPQIDGHRLSRAFLTVVAGECRADIEWMGQQLKRAPRSDDVEAATWALGLVGQAYGASDYAVAARQLQEAGRTMGAFHQRYDLLVTPTLGAPPFPIGALQPSSAERAALTLFGKLGLGGVLKAAGLLDETAKKVFGFIPYTPLFNVTGQPAMSVPLYWNAQGLPIGTQIVAPFGDEATLFRVAGQLERARPWAARVPACVTS; from the coding sequence ATGTCGCTTCCCTTCCCCGAATACGACCACCTCGACGGCCTCGCGCTCGCGGATCTCGTGCGACGCGGCGAGGTCTCAGCCGCTGAGGTCACCGAAGCCGCGCTCGCCCGCGTGGCGGCGCGCAATCCGGCGCTCAACGCCATCGTGCGGCCGCTCGATGATCTGGCGCGCGACATGGCGGCGCGGGTCAACCGGCAGTCGCCGTTCGCTGGTGTGCCGATGGCGATCAAGGACCTGCAGGCCACCATTGCCGGCGTGCCCACCAGCCACGGCACGCGGCCCCTGCAGCAGGTGGTGCCCGATCATGACACCGAGCTTGTGGCGCGCTATCGGAAGGCCGGTGCGGTGTTCATCGGTAAATCGAACACGCCGGAGTTCGGGCTCACGCCCTTCACCGAAAGCGAAGCGCTCGGGGCGGCGCGCAATCCGTGGGATGTGTCGCGCACGACCGGTGGATCGAGTGGTGGTTCAGGCGCCGCGGTGGGCGCCCGCATCGTACCCATTGGCCACGGCGGCGACGGCGGCGGCTCGATTCGCATTCCGGCGTCGTGCAACGGCGTCTTCGGCATCAAGCCGACTCGCGGGCGCATGCCCACGGGGCCGGATATTGGCGATGCGTGGCGTGGCTTCGCGCAGGAGCATGTCATCACGGTGAGCGTGCGCGACTCGGCGGCGATGCTGGATGTCACCGCGGGTGCCGATGCGGGAACGCCGGTGGCCTGCCCGCCGCAGGAGGGGCCATTCTTTGATGAGGTCAGCCGCGAGCCTGGCGCCCTGCGCATTGCGGTGACCACCACGCCGTTCTTTGGCGAGACGGTGCATCCCGACTGTGTTGCCGCACTCGACGATGCGGCGGCGCTGCTCGCGTCACTCGGTCATCATGTGGAGCGCGCCGAGCCACAGATCGATGGCCATCGCCTGTCGCGCGCCTTTCTCACGGTGGTCGCGGGCGAGTGTCGCGCCGATATCGAGTGGATGGGGCAACAGCTCAAGCGCGCGCCTCGGAGCGATGATGTGGAAGCCGCGACGTGGGCCCTTGGGCTCGTGGGCCAAGCGTATGGCGCCAGCGATTACGCGGTCGCCGCGCGCCAGTTGCAGGAGGCGGGGCGCACCATGGGCGCCTTTCACCAGCGCTACGATCTGCTCGTCACGCCCACGCTGGGCGCACCACCCTTCCCCATCGGCGCGCTGCAGCCGTCGAGCGCGGAGCGCGCGGCGCTCACGCTGTTCGGCAAGCTTGGTCTGGGTGGCGTCCTCAAGGCCGCAGGGCTGCTCGATGAGACGGCCAAGAAAGTGTTCGGCTTCATTCCCTACACGCCGCTCTTCAACGTGACCGGGCAGCCGGCGATGAGTGTGCCGCTCTACTGGAACGCGCAGGGGCTGCCGATCGGGACGCAGATCGTCGCGCCGTTTGGCGACGAGGCCACGCTGTTTCGCGTGGCGGGGCAATTGGAACGCGCGCGACCGTGGGCCGCGCGCGTTCCCGCCTGCGTCACTTCTTGA
- a CDS encoding Zn-dependent exopeptidase M28 translates to MSRRSLLAVALLATPSLGFAQGNVLRNTPAPIDSADPVALMVSRLDLEKYKATIKGLTAFGDRRQGTKRNRDAVDWIEAQLKSYGCTNTERITYEYKAPTPQPRPAGGAAPAAPAANTGVNRPVNNTAAGGGRARGVRTRTGVNSDSLRQPDARLRALNAEPSVDGERQEVYCTKIGTTHPEEMYIVGGHMDGIGWGEAANDDASGSAIVMELARIFSDPAVQTERSIRFVLWNNEESGLNGARAYVDQRAKLQGVEQPKGSGKYPEPKWLGMIQHDMMMFDHGMPNPDGTMRAEQRPEADVNIEFQSNSKMAKQSAELAWFFHTSNEKYATDYPAQVGPHMTNTDSGPFQDLIPAISLRENERGTQVGSGWDPHWHQPTDLFKTFTDADFRLGLNAAQTTLGAVGKLAGATLKK, encoded by the coding sequence ATGTCCCGCCGATCGCTGCTCGCCGTGGCGTTGCTCGCCACCCCCTCCCTGGGGTTCGCGCAGGGGAACGTCCTGCGCAACACCCCGGCCCCCATCGACTCCGCCGACCCGGTGGCGCTGATGGTGTCGCGCCTCGACCTCGAGAAGTACAAGGCCACGATCAAGGGGCTCACCGCCTTTGGCGACCGCCGGCAGGGCACCAAGCGCAATCGCGACGCCGTGGACTGGATCGAGGCGCAGCTCAAGAGCTACGGCTGCACCAACACCGAGCGCATCACCTACGAGTACAAGGCGCCGACCCCGCAGCCGCGCCCTGCGGGGGGAGCGGCACCGGCCGCGCCGGCCGCCAATACGGGCGTCAATCGTCCGGTGAACAACACCGCCGCCGGTGGTGGGCGGGCGCGCGGCGTGCGCACGCGCACCGGTGTGAACAGCGACTCGCTCCGCCAGCCCGATGCCCGCCTGCGCGCCCTCAACGCCGAGCCGAGCGTGGACGGCGAACGGCAGGAGGTCTACTGCACCAAGATCGGCACCACGCACCCCGAGGAGATGTACATCGTGGGTGGCCACATGGACGGCATCGGCTGGGGCGAGGCCGCCAACGACGACGCATCGGGCTCGGCCATCGTGATGGAGCTCGCGCGCATCTTCAGTGATCCGGCCGTGCAGACCGAGCGCTCCATCCGCTTCGTGCTCTGGAACAACGAAGAGAGTGGCCTCAATGGCGCGCGCGCCTATGTCGATCAGCGCGCCAAGCTGCAGGGCGTCGAGCAGCCCAAGGGCTCGGGCAAGTATCCCGAACCCAAGTGGCTCGGCATGATCCAGCACGACATGATGATGTTCGACCATGGCATGCCCAACCCCGATGGCACCATGCGCGCCGAGCAGCGCCCCGAGGCCGATGTGAACATCGAGTTCCAGTCAAACTCCAAGATGGCCAAGCAGAGTGCGGAGCTGGCGTGGTTCTTCCACACGTCCAACGAGAAGTACGCGACCGACTATCCGGCGCAGGTCGGTCCGCACATGACCAACACCGACTCCGGGCCGTTCCAGGATCTCATCCCGGCCATCAGCCTGCGTGAGAACGAGCGCGGCACACAGGTCGGCAGCGGCTGGGACCCGCACTGGCACCAGCCGACCGACCTGTTCAAGACGTTCACCGATGCCGACTTCCGCCTCGGGCTCAACGCGGCGCAGACCACGTTGGGTGCGGTGGGCAAGCTCGCGGGCGCGACGCTCAAGAAGTGA
- a CDS encoding DCC1-like thiol-disulfide oxidoreductase family protein: MQFVLAREAPTRRAGLRFAPLQGTFGQQVRLAHPSLNGVDSVIWYDPARDVTLVRSAAGLAVLRHLGGWWGVLGAIGRWVPRPLRDAVYNAVARNRHRLAGEACLIPTASERARFLE, translated from the coding sequence GTGCAGTTCGTGCTCGCCCGAGAGGCACCGACGCGGCGAGCGGGCCTCCGCTTTGCCCCGTTACAGGGCACCTTCGGCCAGCAGGTGCGTCTGGCGCACCCGTCGCTCAACGGGGTGGATTCGGTGATCTGGTATGACCCAGCTCGTGACGTCACGCTGGTACGCAGCGCGGCCGGGCTGGCCGTGCTGCGCCATCTGGGCGGCTGGTGGGGGGTGCTCGGCGCGATTGGCCGGTGGGTGCCGCGCCCGCTGCGCGATGCCGTCTACAACGCCGTTGCCCGGAACCGGCACCGCCTCGCCGGCGAGGCCTGCCTGATCCCCACGGCCAGCGAGCGCGCGCGCTTTCTCGAGTAG
- a CDS encoding DUF4097 domain-containing protein gives MILVPLSRSLSGRRSLAALALSALPAWHALHAQTERRTVSGREVAFYNIAGTVQIAHGSGREVEFEITRRGRDASKLRIETGTVRGKPTLRVIYPDDDIVYRDWNRGSGSNRDDDRGRDRRWGRNWGTSNTSSSINDDGTWGGERGWTGRRRVKVTSSGSGLEAWADIRVLVPDGQVLDANLLVGELRASDVDAELHLDVASARVVTDRTRGVLIIDTGSGGVDVRDARGPRLSVDVGSGGVALDGVRSDDCRIDTGSGGITGTGVACGRLTVDVGSGSVRLADASGDDISVDAGSGGVDLSLRSSPRNVSIESGSGRVTVALPSNYDGSVDVETGSGGISTDFAVRTTRVERNTLRGTIGDGRGRLRIETGSGGVRLRRAGS, from the coding sequence ATGATCCTTGTTCCTTTGTCCCGCTCGCTGTCCGGCCGCCGCTCGCTGGCCGCGCTGGCGCTGTCGGCGCTCCCCGCCTGGCATGCGCTCCATGCGCAGACCGAACGTCGTACCGTGAGCGGCCGCGAGGTGGCGTTCTACAACATCGCCGGCACCGTCCAGATCGCGCATGGTAGTGGCCGCGAGGTAGAGTTCGAGATCACCCGCCGCGGGCGCGACGCGAGCAAGCTGCGCATCGAGACGGGCACCGTGCGCGGCAAGCCCACGTTGCGCGTGATCTACCCGGATGACGACATCGTGTATCGGGACTGGAATCGCGGCAGCGGGAGCAACCGCGACGATGATCGCGGACGCGACCGTCGCTGGGGGCGAAACTGGGGCACCAGCAACACGTCGAGCTCCATCAACGACGATGGAACGTGGGGCGGCGAACGGGGATGGACGGGGCGTCGCCGCGTGAAGGTGACGAGCAGCGGCAGTGGCCTCGAAGCGTGGGCGGACATTCGCGTGCTGGTGCCCGATGGGCAGGTGCTCGACGCCAATCTGCTGGTGGGTGAACTGCGCGCGAGCGATGTAGACGCCGAGTTGCATCTCGATGTGGCGTCGGCGCGCGTCGTCACCGATCGCACGCGTGGGGTGCTGATCATCGATACCGGCTCGGGTGGCGTGGACGTGCGCGACGCGCGCGGCCCGCGGCTGAGCGTTGACGTGGGTTCGGGTGGCGTGGCGCTCGATGGCGTGCGCAGCGACGACTGCCGCATCGACACGGGCTCGGGGGGCATCACCGGCACGGGCGTCGCCTGCGGCCGCCTCACGGTCGATGTCGGATCGGGGAGCGTACGGCTGGCCGATGCCAGCGGTGATGACATCAGCGTCGACGCCGGCAGCGGCGGCGTGGATCTCAGCCTGCGCTCGTCTCCGCGGAACGTGAGCATCGAGTCGGGATCGGGTCGAGTCACGGTGGCGCTGCCGAGCAACTACGACGGCAGTGTCGACGTCGAAACCGGGAGCGGCGGCATCTCCACCGACTTTGCGGTACGCACGACGCGCGTCGAGCGGAACACACTGCGTGGGACGATCGGCGACGGTCGCGGTCGCTTGCGCATCGAGACCGGATCTGGTGGCGTCCGCTTGCGCCGCGCCGGCTCCTGA
- a CDS encoding MATE family efflux transporter, which yields MRDALRGTPHDYTSGSISRAIVLLAIPMVLEMLMESLFALSDVFFVSRLGASAVATVGLTESMMIVVYTLAMGLAIGGSAMVARRVGEKDPAAAARAAAQALILGAIASAVLGLTGALFAPQLLRLMGAAPDVLATGTTFTRVMLGGSGTAFLLFVVNSAFRGAGDAAVSMRVLWLANGLNIVLGPMLIFGLGPFPELGVTGAAVATTIGRGIGLLFALRILTRGAGHLRVAREHLVVELSTMRTLLRLSVNATFQVLVGSLSWMVLIRLMAGFGSAAMAGYTIAVRMVMFCLLPAWGLGNAAATMVGQALGARNPERAKAAVWTAARYNVAFLGAVGVLFVVATTPIVALFTHDTAVHDVAVPGLRLMAFGFPLYAFGMVLTQAFNGAGDTRTPTRINIAVFWIFELPLAWALAHYTTLGPQGVFVSVLCAYSLLAGVSAVAFRRGRWQGTAV from the coding sequence GTGCGCGACGCGCTGCGCGGGACGCCCCACGACTACACGAGCGGGTCCATCAGCCGGGCCATCGTGCTGCTGGCGATCCCGATGGTGCTGGAGATGCTCATGGAGAGCCTCTTCGCGCTGTCGGATGTGTTCTTCGTGAGCCGGCTTGGGGCGAGCGCCGTCGCCACGGTGGGGCTCACCGAGTCGATGATGATCGTGGTGTACACCCTGGCGATGGGGCTGGCCATTGGCGGCAGCGCCATGGTCGCGCGACGTGTGGGCGAGAAGGATCCCGCGGCGGCGGCGCGGGCCGCGGCGCAGGCACTCATTTTGGGCGCCATCGCCTCGGCTGTGCTGGGGCTCACGGGCGCCCTCTTCGCGCCACAGCTCCTGCGGCTCATGGGCGCGGCGCCGGACGTCCTGGCCACCGGCACGACCTTTACCCGCGTCATGCTCGGCGGGAGCGGGACCGCCTTTCTGCTGTTCGTCGTGAATTCGGCGTTCCGCGGAGCCGGTGATGCGGCCGTGTCGATGCGCGTGCTCTGGCTCGCCAATGGCCTGAACATCGTGCTGGGGCCCATGCTGATCTTTGGCCTCGGTCCGTTCCCCGAGCTTGGCGTGACGGGCGCCGCGGTGGCGACCACGATCGGCCGCGGCATCGGCCTGCTCTTCGCGCTGCGCATCCTGACGCGCGGCGCGGGGCATCTGCGCGTGGCGCGGGAGCATCTGGTCGTGGAGCTCAGCACCATGCGTACGCTGCTGCGGCTCTCCGTGAATGCGACCTTTCAGGTGCTCGTGGGGAGCTTGAGCTGGATGGTGCTCATCCGGCTGATGGCAGGCTTCGGGAGCGCAGCGATGGCCGGCTACACGATTGCGGTGCGCATGGTGATGTTCTGCCTGCTGCCGGCGTGGGGGCTGGGGAACGCGGCCGCCACGATGGTCGGTCAGGCGCTCGGCGCACGCAATCCGGAACGCGCCAAGGCCGCCGTGTGGACGGCGGCCCGCTACAACGTGGCGTTTCTGGGCGCGGTGGGGGTGCTCTTCGTGGTGGCCACGACGCCCATCGTGGCGCTGTTTACGCATGACACGGCCGTGCATGATGTGGCGGTGCCCGGGCTTCGGTTGATGGCGTTCGGCTTCCCGCTGTACGCCTTCGGCATGGTGCTCACGCAGGCGTTCAACGGCGCGGGCGATACGCGCACTCCGACCCGCATCAACATCGCCGTCTTCTGGATCTTCGAGTTGCCGCTGGCATGGGCCCTGGCGCACTACACCACGCTGGGGCCGCAGGGCGTGTTCGTGAGCGTGCTGTGCGCGTACTCCCTGCTCGCCGGCGTGAGCGCGGTGGCGTTCCGTCGCGGACGGTGGCAAGGCACCGCGGTGTGA